In a genomic window of Punica granatum isolate Tunisia-2019 chromosome 6, ASM765513v2, whole genome shotgun sequence:
- the LOC116210920 gene encoding probable transmembrane GTPase FZO-like, chloroplastic isoform X2: MVPHLSFRSSTTAPPPLFFIRSPPLFTHFKPPPRRAHFPITGISNTDTNPFSQPPNRIPQQPQQQPRTLFPGGYKRPEIKVPTLILHLTPDDVLNNGEGVDLVDEAASGRVGIVVLSGGEGTGKSLYEAACVVKSVVRDRAYFLIAERVDIASAVNASGVLLSDQGLPAIVARNMMAGSKSEAVFLPLVGRTVQTTTPAMNISTSEGVDFLICSISEEKNVNNLVKSVFEDVKIPIFVSLSSIGKLDLLSEASKLMRFGASGFAISFKDMGLFSDGILSGLFNNASSLRNEVTSVPGSSNELRLLEKKKDLHVKKMAAGFVRLEDREKELIEIERSILGEAINVIQKAAPMMEEVSLLIDAVSQIDEPFLLVIVGEFNSGKSTFINALLGERYLKEGVVPTTNEITFLRYSELASDEVQRCERHPDGQLICYLPAPILKEMTIVDTPGTNVILQRQQRLTEEFVPRADLLLFVISADRPLTESEVAFLRYTQQWKKKVVFVLNKSDIYQNADELEEATSFIKENTRKLLNVEHVKLYPVSARSALEAKLSDCYAVPGEYEELSVSDLQWRTSSFYELEQFLNSFLDGSTSTGMERIRLKLETPVAIGEQLISSCGSLLRKECQVAQLDLASLLDIIDDVKEYAIKMEGESISWRRQILSLIATTKSRVMELIGSTLQLSNLDIVATYVFKGEKSARMPATSKVQNDIIGPALLDARRLLIDYVVWLQSSNAKQGKLYKESFERRWPSLVYPANEVSLERLELLRKENELSLKVVKNFSASASSKLFEQEIREVFVALNLVPGDFWWTRSSGPICLPPDIGVANHSRRSSSTWALLCWRSIGDIKFSWQTASSDQ, encoded by the exons ATGGTACCTCACCTCTCCTTCCGCAGCTCTACCACCGCCCCTCCTCCCCTCTTCTTCATCCGTTCCCCTCCCCTCTTCACCCACTTCAAGCCCCCGCCCCGGAGAGCCCATTTCCCTATCACCGGAATCTCTAATACCGACACCAACCCATTCTCCCAACCCCCCAATAGGATCCCCCAGCAGCCTCAGCAGCAGCCCAGGACCCTCTTCCCTGGCGGCTACAAGCGCCCCGAGATCAAAGTCCCCACTCTCATCCTCCACCTCACCCCCGACGACGTCCTGAACAATGGGGAAGGCGTGGATTTGGTCGACGAGGCAGCGTCGGGCCGGGTCGGGATCGTGGTGCTGAGTGGTGGGGAGGGGACGGGGAAGAGCCTGTACGAGGCTGCCTGTGTAGTGAAGTCTGTTGTCAGGGACAGGGCCTATTTCTTGATTGCTGAGAGGGTTGACATCGCCTCCGCCGTCAATGCTAGCGGGGTTTTGCTCTCCGACCAAG GGCTTCCAGCAATTGTGGCCCGTAACATGATGGCGGGTTCAAAATCAGAAGCAGTGTTTCTCCCTTTGGTGGGTCGGACTGTGCAAACTACAACCCCTGCAATGAACATCTCTACTTCAGAGGGGGTTGATTTTCTTATATGCAGTATCAGCGAAGAGAAGAATGTGAATAACCTTGTAAAATCTGTGTTTGAGGATGTAAAAATAccaatttttgtttcactttcTTCAATTGGGAAGTTGGATTTGCTCAGTGAAGCATCGAAATTAATGAGATTCGGAGCCAGCGGATTCGCTATTTCATTCAAGGACATGGGTTTATTTAGTGATGGGATTCTTAGTGGATTATTTAACAATGCAAGCTCATTGAGGAATGAAGTAACCAGTGTGCCTGGCAGCTCCAATGAGCTGAGATTgttagagaaaaagaaagatctTCATGTGAAGAAAATGGCGGCTGGCTTTGTTAGACTGGAGGATCGAGAGAAAGAGCTAATAGAAATAGAGAGATCAATATTGGGGGAAGCAATCAATGTGATCCAGAAAGCTGCTCCGATG ATGGAGGAGGTTTCACTTCTGATTGATGCCGTTTCTCAAATTGATGAGCCATTTTTACTGGTTATAGTG GGTGAATTCAACTCCGGGAAATCAACTTTTATCAATGCACTTCTGGGAGAGAGATATCTGAAAGAGGGGGTTGTTCCCACAACAAATGAGATCACATTTCTAAGATATTCCGAGTTGGCTTCTGATGAAGTGCAACGCTGTGAAAGGCACCCGGATGGTCAGCTTATATGTTACCTTCCTGCGCCCATTCTTAAAGAA ATGACTATCGTCGATACTCCTGGGACTAATGTCATTCTTCAAAGACAGCAACGGCTTACAGAGGAATTTGTACCTCGTGCGGATTTACTTTTATTTGTTATCTCTGCTGATCGTCCTTTGACTGAAAGTGAG GTTGCTTTTCTTCGATACACACAGCAGTGGAAGAAAAAGGTTGTCTTTGTGCTAAACAAGTCTGACATATACCAGAACGCTGATGAG CTTGAGGAAGCAACGTCATTTATCAAAGAAAATACCCGTAAATTGCTAAATGTGGAACATGTGAAGCTGTATCCAGTGTCTGCCCGATCTGCTCTTGAAGCAAAACTTTCAGATTGCTATGCTGTTCCAGGCGAGTATGAAGAACTATCAGTTTCTGATCTTCAATGGAGGACCAGTAGCTTCTACGAACTTGAGCAGTTCTTAAACAGTTTCTTAGACGGGTCAACGAGTACTGGAATGGAAAGGATAAGACTTAAACTTGAAACACCAGTTGCAATTGGTGAGCAACTAATTTCCTCATGTGGGTCCCTTCTGAGAAAAGAATGCCAAGTTGCGCAGCTTGATTTGGCCTCTCTGCTAGACATAATTGACGATGTTAAAGAATATGCCATTAAGATGGAAGGCGAAAGTATCTCATGGAGAAGACAGATTTTGTCGCTG ATTGCAACCACAAAATCCCGTGTCATGGAACTTATAGGATCTACTCTCCAGTTGTCAAACCTCGATATTGTTGCTACATATGTTTTCAAGGGGGAAAAATCTGCACGAATGCCTGCAACTTCTAAGGTCCAAAATGACATAATCGGTCCTGCTCTTCTGGATGCCCGT AGATTACTTATAGATTATGTGGTATGGTTGCAATCAAGCAACGCAAAGCAAGGAAAGCTATATAAGGAATCTTTTGAGAGAAGATGGCCCTCACTGGTCTATCCAGCGAATGAGGTGTCTTTGGAGAGGCTGGAGTTgctgagaaaagaaaatgaactcAGCCTGAAGGTAGTCAAGAACTTTAGTGCTAGCGCTTCGTCCAAGCTTTTCGAGCAAGAAATTAGGGAAGTG TTTGTGGCATTAAATTTAGTTCCTGGGGACTTTTGGTGGACTCGGAGCAGCGGGCCTATCTGCCTCCCTCCTGACATCGGTGTTGCCAACCACTCTCGAAGATCTTCTAGCACTTGGGCTTTGCTCTGCTGGAGG TCTATTGGCGATATCAAATTTTCCTGGCAAACGGCAAGCAGTGATCAATAA
- the LOC116210920 gene encoding probable transmembrane GTPase FZO-like, chloroplastic isoform X1, whose protein sequence is MVPHLSFRSSTTAPPPLFFIRSPPLFTHFKPPPRRAHFPITGISNTDTNPFSQPPNRIPQQPQQQPRTLFPGGYKRPEIKVPTLILHLTPDDVLNNGEGVDLVDEAASGRVGIVVLSGGEGTGKSLYEAACVVKSVVRDRAYFLIAERVDIASAVNASGVLLSDQGLPAIVARNMMAGSKSEAVFLPLVGRTVQTTTPAMNISTSEGVDFLICSISEEKNVNNLVKSVFEDVKIPIFVSLSSIGKLDLLSEASKLMRFGASGFAISFKDMGLFSDGILSGLFNNASSLRNEVTSVPGSSNELRLLEKKKDLHVKKMAAGFVRLEDREKELIEIERSILGEAINVIQKAAPMMEEVSLLIDAVSQIDEPFLLVIVGEFNSGKSTFINALLGERYLKEGVVPTTNEITFLRYSELASDEVQRCERHPDGQLICYLPAPILKEMTIVDTPGTNVILQRQQRLTEEFVPRADLLLFVISADRPLTESEVAFLRYTQQWKKKVVFVLNKSDIYQNADELEEATSFIKENTRKLLNVEHVKLYPVSARSALEAKLSDCYAVPGEYEELSVSDLQWRTSSFYELEQFLNSFLDGSTSTGMERIRLKLETPVAIGEQLISSCGSLLRKECQVAQLDLASLLDIIDDVKEYAIKMEGESISWRRQILSLIATTKSRVMELIGSTLQLSNLDIVATYVFKGEKSARMPATSKVQNDIIGPALLDARRLLIDYVVWLQSSNAKQGKLYKESFERRWPSLVYPANEVSLERLELLRKENELSLKVVKNFSASASSKLFEQEIREVFLGTFGGLGAAGLSASLLTSVLPTTLEDLLALGLCSAGGLLAISNFPGKRQAVINKVNKAVDTFACEVEEAMQKDLSETIGNMENFVNIISRPYQEAAQQRLDKVLEIQKELSSVEDRLRTLQIEIQNLHVS, encoded by the exons ATGGTACCTCACCTCTCCTTCCGCAGCTCTACCACCGCCCCTCCTCCCCTCTTCTTCATCCGTTCCCCTCCCCTCTTCACCCACTTCAAGCCCCCGCCCCGGAGAGCCCATTTCCCTATCACCGGAATCTCTAATACCGACACCAACCCATTCTCCCAACCCCCCAATAGGATCCCCCAGCAGCCTCAGCAGCAGCCCAGGACCCTCTTCCCTGGCGGCTACAAGCGCCCCGAGATCAAAGTCCCCACTCTCATCCTCCACCTCACCCCCGACGACGTCCTGAACAATGGGGAAGGCGTGGATTTGGTCGACGAGGCAGCGTCGGGCCGGGTCGGGATCGTGGTGCTGAGTGGTGGGGAGGGGACGGGGAAGAGCCTGTACGAGGCTGCCTGTGTAGTGAAGTCTGTTGTCAGGGACAGGGCCTATTTCTTGATTGCTGAGAGGGTTGACATCGCCTCCGCCGTCAATGCTAGCGGGGTTTTGCTCTCCGACCAAG GGCTTCCAGCAATTGTGGCCCGTAACATGATGGCGGGTTCAAAATCAGAAGCAGTGTTTCTCCCTTTGGTGGGTCGGACTGTGCAAACTACAACCCCTGCAATGAACATCTCTACTTCAGAGGGGGTTGATTTTCTTATATGCAGTATCAGCGAAGAGAAGAATGTGAATAACCTTGTAAAATCTGTGTTTGAGGATGTAAAAATAccaatttttgtttcactttcTTCAATTGGGAAGTTGGATTTGCTCAGTGAAGCATCGAAATTAATGAGATTCGGAGCCAGCGGATTCGCTATTTCATTCAAGGACATGGGTTTATTTAGTGATGGGATTCTTAGTGGATTATTTAACAATGCAAGCTCATTGAGGAATGAAGTAACCAGTGTGCCTGGCAGCTCCAATGAGCTGAGATTgttagagaaaaagaaagatctTCATGTGAAGAAAATGGCGGCTGGCTTTGTTAGACTGGAGGATCGAGAGAAAGAGCTAATAGAAATAGAGAGATCAATATTGGGGGAAGCAATCAATGTGATCCAGAAAGCTGCTCCGATG ATGGAGGAGGTTTCACTTCTGATTGATGCCGTTTCTCAAATTGATGAGCCATTTTTACTGGTTATAGTG GGTGAATTCAACTCCGGGAAATCAACTTTTATCAATGCACTTCTGGGAGAGAGATATCTGAAAGAGGGGGTTGTTCCCACAACAAATGAGATCACATTTCTAAGATATTCCGAGTTGGCTTCTGATGAAGTGCAACGCTGTGAAAGGCACCCGGATGGTCAGCTTATATGTTACCTTCCTGCGCCCATTCTTAAAGAA ATGACTATCGTCGATACTCCTGGGACTAATGTCATTCTTCAAAGACAGCAACGGCTTACAGAGGAATTTGTACCTCGTGCGGATTTACTTTTATTTGTTATCTCTGCTGATCGTCCTTTGACTGAAAGTGAG GTTGCTTTTCTTCGATACACACAGCAGTGGAAGAAAAAGGTTGTCTTTGTGCTAAACAAGTCTGACATATACCAGAACGCTGATGAG CTTGAGGAAGCAACGTCATTTATCAAAGAAAATACCCGTAAATTGCTAAATGTGGAACATGTGAAGCTGTATCCAGTGTCTGCCCGATCTGCTCTTGAAGCAAAACTTTCAGATTGCTATGCTGTTCCAGGCGAGTATGAAGAACTATCAGTTTCTGATCTTCAATGGAGGACCAGTAGCTTCTACGAACTTGAGCAGTTCTTAAACAGTTTCTTAGACGGGTCAACGAGTACTGGAATGGAAAGGATAAGACTTAAACTTGAAACACCAGTTGCAATTGGTGAGCAACTAATTTCCTCATGTGGGTCCCTTCTGAGAAAAGAATGCCAAGTTGCGCAGCTTGATTTGGCCTCTCTGCTAGACATAATTGACGATGTTAAAGAATATGCCATTAAGATGGAAGGCGAAAGTATCTCATGGAGAAGACAGATTTTGTCGCTG ATTGCAACCACAAAATCCCGTGTCATGGAACTTATAGGATCTACTCTCCAGTTGTCAAACCTCGATATTGTTGCTACATATGTTTTCAAGGGGGAAAAATCTGCACGAATGCCTGCAACTTCTAAGGTCCAAAATGACATAATCGGTCCTGCTCTTCTGGATGCCCGT AGATTACTTATAGATTATGTGGTATGGTTGCAATCAAGCAACGCAAAGCAAGGAAAGCTATATAAGGAATCTTTTGAGAGAAGATGGCCCTCACTGGTCTATCCAGCGAATGAGGTGTCTTTGGAGAGGCTGGAGTTgctgagaaaagaaaatgaactcAGCCTGAAGGTAGTCAAGAACTTTAGTGCTAGCGCTTCGTCCAAGCTTTTCGAGCAAGAAATTAGGGAAGTG TTCCTGGGGACTTTTGGTGGACTCGGAGCAGCGGGCCTATCTGCCTCCCTCCTGACATCGGTGTTGCCAACCACTCTCGAAGATCTTCTAGCACTTGGGCTTTGCTCTGCTGGAGG TCTATTGGCGATATCAAATTTTCCTGGCAAACGGCAAGCAGTGATCAATAAGGTGAACAAGGCTGTGGACACATTTGCCTGCGAAGTCGAAGAGGCCATGCAAAAGGATCTCTCAGAAACGATTGGAAATATGGAGAACTTTGTAAACATCATCAGCAGGCCTTACCAAGAGGCAGCTCAGCAAAGACTCGACAAAGTACTCGAAATCCAAAAGGAACTTTCCAGTGTCGAGGATCGACTTCGGACCCTgcaaatagaaattcaaaatctgCATGTTTCTTGA
- the LOC116211429 gene encoding protein WHAT'S THIS FACTOR 1 homolog, chloroplastic, with translation MPAKMAAFLIESNRRSMLLQCWTWTRSMTTSKRVQDRSKLKRVHDLEVVTEKHKIASKMLFLMEVLKKEPEMVAPVRSLDQYRRQINLPKPHSLVDFIRKSPRLFELYKDQKGLLWCGMTNEAEELVEEEDKLIEDNMDRAAEYVTRMLMMSVDKRLSLDKIAHFRRDFGLPADFRTGWAQKYLEHFQVVKSPDGPEYLELVGWNPSWAITELEKKAVVGGTETKSTTPSMPGLLSLPFPLKFPPNFKKVYRIGGKLEHFQKLPYLSPYADARGLEPGSKEFDKRAIAVMHEILSFTLEKRLVTDHLTHFRREFVMPQKLMRLLLKHMGIFYVSERGKRFCVYLTEAYEGRELIQKPPLVLWKEKVLSLTGYRGKKKQIETFSDFSDTEDEDVIESNPEDGNVISS, from the coding sequence ATGCCCGCAAAGATGGCAGCTTTCTTGATCGAATCGAACAGGAGGTCTATGTTACTTCAATGCTGGACCTGGACCAGGTCGATGACAACAAGCAAAAGGGTTCAGGACAGAAGCAAGCTCAAGAGGGTGCATGATCTTGAGGTCGTGACCGAGAAGCACAAGATAGCCTCGAAAATGCTCTTTTTGATGGAGGTGCTGAAGAAAGAACCCGAGATGGTCGCCCCGGTGAGGTCGCTTGACCAGTACCGCAGGCAGATTAACTTGCCCAAACCTCACAGTCTTGTTGATTTCATTCGTAAGTCCCCAAGATTGTTCGAGCTTTACAAGGATCAGAAAGGGCTGCTTTGGTGTGGAATGACCAATGAGGCTGAGGAATTGGTGGAGGAAGAGGATAAGCTGATTGAGGACAATATGGACCGGGCTGCTGAGTATGTCACCAGGATGCTGATGATGTCGGTTGATAAGCGGCTTTCTCTCGACAAGATTGCACATTTCCGGAGAGATTTCGGTCTTCCCGCTGATTTTAGAACTGGCTGGGCACAGAAGTACCTGGAACACTTTCAGGTGGTTAAGTCTCCTGATGGGCCTGAGTACTTGGAGCTGGTGGGATGGAATCCTTCTTGGGCAATCACGGAGTTGGAGAAGAAGGCAGTAGTTGGAGGAACTGAAACCAAATCCACCACTCCCTCTATGCCAGGATTGCTTTCTTTGCCTTTTCCGCTGAAGTTCCCTCCCAATTTCAAGAAGGTTTATAGGATTGGCGGGAAGCTCGAGCACTTCCAGAAACTTCCTTATTTGTCACCCTATGCTGATGCTCGCGGCCTAGAACCCGGGTCGAAAGAGTTTGATAAGAGGGCTATTGCAGTGATGCATGAGATCCTCAGCTTTACTCTGGAGAAGAGATTGGTCACTGATCACCTTACCCACTTTCGGCGTGAGTTTGTTATGCCTCAGAAGCTGATGAGACTTCTTCTGAAGCATATGGGCATCTTTTATGTCTCTGAGAGGGGAAAAAGATTTTGCGTCTACCTCACAGAAGCCTACGAAGGCCGTGAACTAATTCAGAAACCTCCACTGGTTCTATGGAAGGAAAAAGTCCTGAGCCTTACCGGTTACCGAGGGAAGAAAAAGCAGATCGAGACTTTCAGTGACTTTTCGGACACAGAAGATGAAGATGTGATTGAAAGTAACCCTGAGGATGGAAATGTCATAAGCAGCTAA